The following nucleotide sequence is from Callithrix jacchus isolate 240 chromosome 12, calJac240_pri, whole genome shotgun sequence.
GGGAAGGGCATGGAGGAGTGGACACAGAAGTTCTTAGCTTCTCTTGGGGAAAGATTTGTTGCTGAAGTAGCTGTTTTCTTAAGCATCAATATTTGCATCTAGAATCTCAAGCAGCTGGAGGGCTGCACTTCATTTAGTTCTCTACTTTCTAGAGCTCTGTTGCATTTGCAGTGATGAGGTTCTCTGCCAGGGCTTCCTCCTCTCCTGAGGTCCTGGGCTTCTGATTGAAACTGCACTTGCACCTGCAACCTAGGATAAGGAGGGTCCAAACAGAAGAGGACCACAGCACATACCAGTCCCCAATCCTCAGGGTCTGGTAGTCATAATAAAAAGAATcaatttccttctccttctcagcTGCACTGGCCAGGACAATGAGGGCCAGCAGGCTGCATAGAAAGATCAGCACCACCTCCATGGTGCCGGCACAGCTGTTCCCTCTGAGACAATCCCAGAAGGATGTGTTCAGTCCCAAGGAGCCTGGAAGTGGCATGTTTGCAACCGCTTTAGGGATAGGATTATGCAAATTGAAAGAAGAGCAAACAATGTTACTGAAATAATCCACTGCATAATGGAACCTGAAtgcattaaagaaataataaaatattcacaagTGTCAAGACTGTTCTTAAAATGGAAGACattaggccaggagcggtggctcatgcctgtaatcccagcactttgggaggctgaggtgggtggatcatgaggtcaggaattcgagaccagcctggccaacatggtgaaaccccgtctctactaactacaaaaattagccgggtgtggtggtgggttcctgtagtcccagctactcaggacactgaggcaggagaatcacttgttgcagtgagccaagatcacgccactgcactccagcctgggtgacagagcgaaattccgtctcaaaaaaaaaaacaaaaaacaaacaaaacacaaaaaacgaGGAAAACATTATTTATGAACAGGAAAATAAACTGTGACTTGAAGTGATAATCATTATTGTACTTGCCATGGCTGTCTTCTGAAATACATCTCATACCTTGAATAATTTGATTCTTTTACATGGATGTTACTAAATGCTTTTCCAGCATGGGAACAAGTGGGATCATCATCAGTGGTTGTAAAGAAGggaataaaaatgaacagaaatgttttttcttggtcagtggacattaattttttatttttattttaaacttcaatAGCTTTTGGAGCataagtggtttttggttatggATGAATTATAAAGTGGTAAAtcctgagattttagtgcatctATCACCGGAGTAATGTACACACTGTACCTAATGTGTAGTTCCcggcctcccctcccccagcccacagAGTTTTGCCGtttttgccgaggctggagtgcaatggaacaatctcagctcactgcaagctccacctcctgggtttaagtgattcccctgcctcagcctcccaaatagctgggactgcaagtatgtgccaccacaaccagctaattttgtatttttttcttttttcttttgagatggagtttcgctgttgttacccagactggagtgcaatggcgcgatctcggctcaccataaccactgcctcctgggttcaagcaattctcctgcctcagcctcccgagtagctgggactacaggcgcgcaccaccatgcccagctaatttttgtatttttagtagagacggggtttcccgttgttgaccaggatggtctcgatctcttgaccccgtgatccacccgcctcggcctcccaaagtgctggtaattttgtatctttagtagagacggggtttcattgtgttggtcaggctgctctcgaatcCCTgtaagtgattcacccacctcagcctcccaaagtgctgagattacaggcgtgagccaccgcgcttggccatGTGTAGTTTTTTAAACCTCCGGCCCCCTTCCCACTCTCCCACTTGAGTCTCTtaagtccattatatcactctgtatgcctCTGCgtactcatagcttagctcccacttatgaatgagaacctGCGGTTTCTGGTTTTCCACTTCTGTGTTACCTTGGTCAGTGGACATTTAAGAAGTTATTGTGATCGatagggcgcggtggctcacgcctgtaatcccagtactttgggaggctgaggcaggcggatcacgaggttagcagatggagaccatcctggctaacacagtgaaatcccctctctactaaaaaatacaaaaaaatagtcgGGCGTGGTgctgcgtctgtagtcccagctactagggaggctgaggcaggataatcgcttgaacccaggaggcgaaggttgcagtgagccaagatcgcgccagtgcattccagcctgggctacagagcaagactctgtttcaaaaaaagttaCTGTGATCAAAAGATTCAACATGTACTCCTGAAGAATGGAAAATGCAGGTTTGCCATGAAAGATGGTAGTACATGGTTTAACAACATTTGAAGAGCAATTCTGAGTTATCTTTATGATAGTGTACAGGCTGTTAATGCTCACATCCAGCGTGTTTTCTCACTGTGAGCCTCCAGTGGACCAGAACGAAGCAAGTGGAGGTGGTGCTGTTGCATCGCTGCCGCGCCACAGGAACCAACAGCATTTAAAGAAATTCCTATCGTGAATTCTGCCAAACGAGGAAGTGTTGAGGACAGCCAAATCATTAGGGAGATGTAATTCATGAGAAAACTATGTAATTTAAATACTCATAATTTCAGATAACAAATAAAACTGCAGCACTGCACTTGCTGCATCTGGGAACGAACTCTACCCAATGCAACTGAAACCTCAGGTCATTTCTAAAGGAGCCACCCGAGGACTTGTGGGAAATGTAGTGTGCACCTTCTGAGGGAGCAACGCGAGGACTTATGGGAAATGTAGTGTGCATTTTCTGGCCCCAATCGCGGGAGCCGCTCCGGGCCTTCTGCGCCGTGTGGCTCcaggtttgtttttcatttcatcaGCCTGGTAGGGAGGGCTATCTCCCGGCGACAGGGCAGAGAACGCGGTGGGTGAGTAGGGGAGGGCTGGGGTAAGGGTGGACTGGGGGTTCCGCGCGGTCTGGCAGCGGGAGATGGGGAGCGGCTTTGCCTCCTGGCCTGGGTTTGAATACTGCCTGAGTCGCACTGGTCCCGCGCCTGTGACGAGTGAGGTTGGGTTTTCTTCCCTCCTGGGGTGAAGAATGCCCAGCAGGACAGCGCGGGAACGGATCTTCTGCCCTTATTCCTTATTCTTTCCCCTCAGAATCTCGCTGTTGCCTCCCAATCACCTGTGGTCAGCGTCGCTGCGTTGTCACTGCAATGCTGAGCCCAGCCAGGTGGCTGCAAGCGACTCCACACCGAGCCTCTGCCCAGCGTCACCCGgcctgctgtgtcctcacaggttGCAGCTTCATGGCCTGACACCTCCAGTAAGTATTTTGAAGTCACCATGGCTGTGGATTGGGGAATTTGTTTCCACTGACCCGTGAGGTTGCGCACGTGGAGGGAGGTGCCCCTGGCCTTCCAGCACTGTCCAGCCTCGCCTGTGTCCCCAGTAGTACCAGTGGGCATTTCCAGACGGCCCAGCTCGTGGCTCAAATGACAGGAAGATGTAGGACTTTTCAGTCTTGGATGAGGATTCGAACTGAAGTAGCAAAGCAGCTGTTGTGAGGTAAGAAGGGAAGGGTGGGGATCGAGAGCTCAGGGGCCCTCCTAGGTCACCCGGCCAGTTGGGCTGAGGCCTCATTAGACATTAAAGCAGAGTAGGAGGAGCAGAGGCTCAATTTGTGTCCCGCCCAGACTCCCACAGGCTGGTTGATGGTCGCGCTTTGGGCCCACTCAGAGATGTGGCAGCAGAGGAGGGCAAGGTGGAAGGAGCAGACAGAGCCGCATCTTGGGGAGCTGTGAAGGCATCAGGCATAGGGACAAGCTTAGCAGCCAAGTGGCGGAGAGCACCCCCATGCCTGCATTCGTCGCTTTATCCTGTTATGATGCCGAGCTGCTGGTGCACTGCAGCACAACTAGAGAAAAACGGATGCCTCCTTCTTGATCTTGCAGAATCAGAGGTGAGGCCACAAGAAAGGTCTTAAAATTATCTATTTCAGCTTTATTTAAAAGATAGGGTGGGTGGAGTGGGGTGGAGCAGACAGGAAATGAGCTTAACATGTTAAATGACTGGTGACATTGACACATTTTGTTGTGGCAGAATCAAGAACAGACATTGAGTCGCTTGAGGACTCAGGCAGATGTTTGCTGCATTGACAACAAAGTAAAAATCAGTTTGCCTTTTTAAATCCAAAGATGGTTTTGAGAACCTGAAACCAAGTTAGAGCGAGTTcgttttccttctaaaaaaaaaaaactgggctgaAAAATACCACATCCCTTTTTTCAGAACCTTGTTGGGATTCTTTGgtttataataaacattaaaacctGAGTATTTTTGTTTAGCATCAGTTTTCATGAAAGCATTATGTTTCCTTCTTTGGCTTTTCCTAACTTGCTTAATTAGTTTAATATGTTGGTTTGCATACTTAGAGTACAGCATACCATTGTTTTTAAGtcagtaaaaaacaaacatttttacatttgaaaactAATGTGTCTGAGCAGTACATAACCATGCCAGAGTCATGCATGACATATGAGTATCTCCTTTTCAGAGATGTTTTGCCAGCTATGAAGTGGACCTTTTCAGGCAAGTGACATCTCTCATgatctttccttatttctcagcTACACCCTCACAGTTTTCTCTGCTCTTCCAACACCAGGGGAAGATGATCACAGCCCAggtaagttattattattattttttttacaattttgctTAAAAGTAattattgagattttaaaaatgtctctatATTCATATGAAAGCAGAAATGATGTCAGGGAAAATACAGAGGAGAGGTCACATTACAGTTCATGTGTCAAATGCAGCCTGCTGTTTTTTTATGGTCCACAAATGAAggatagtttttatatttttaggtggctgaggggaaaaaaagcaagagtaTTATTTTGCTTGGAAATTATGTGAAATTCAGACTTCAGTGTCTATAAAGGTTTATTGGGACTCGGTCATACTCATGTATTTATGTACTGTCTGTGGGTACTTTCACGCTACAAGTGCAGAGTTGACTGGCTGCAGCAGAGACTGCAATGGCTCACAAGTCTTAAATATTTACTGTGTAACCCttgacagaaaatgtttgctgatttCTGATAGAGAGTTGATAAAGAGCAGGACAAAGATGCCAGGTAGGTGAATGCAGATCTTGTGATCTCACTGAGTTGTGAAACTGGAACATAAAACAGTTTGTTAATGGGATTTATTAGGTGACATTGTGAAGCTTCTGACAATAATCTTGCCATTACATTAAAAAGTAGTACAACAAAGTGAATAATTCACTTGCAGTCCAGGGAAAAACTTAAGAGACAGCAAGAGAAAGTATgtgaataaaaaattcaaatgaatcGTGTAGCATTAGGACTCATGGTTGTTTAAAGAAACAGCCCTGGTAGGGTAGGAAGATCATGGGTTGTAAGGATGTGGCAGGCTTTGTGACAGCCCTACAGACTGGGCAGAACTAGAATATTTGCAGTATCTTTCGAGGGattctacctaaaaaaaaaaaattatggtaaagTACATATCACATGAAATTCACTATTtagccattttaaagtatataattcagtgactttagtacattcacagtgttatACAACCATAATCACcatttatttctggaatattttcaTCACACCAAAAGGAAACACAGTGCCCTTAATAAGCAGTGTTGTAACTTAATAcagtttttccctttttcccttctaCTCCCAGCCCCTAGCAACtaataatctgttttctgtcttatagatttgcctattttggatatggcatataaatggaatcatacaatttGTTTCTAATCTCTCACTTAGAATAAGGTTTTCAAGACCTATTTCTGTTGTAGTTGTATATCAGTAATTTGTCCCGTTTTATGGCTGAACAATATACtactgtatggatataccactttttgtttatacattcatcagctgatggacactGAGGGTCATCCTGtgtttggctattgtgaacagtgctcctatgaacattcatgtacgaGTATTTGTTTGAACAcatgttttcagttattttgggtatatactaggagtgaaattgctgggttatatggtaattGTACATTTAATTTATTGTGAAACCGACAGTTTTCCCCAGCAGAGTGCTTTGCAATCCACAGGAATTTTTAGttagcttttctatttctgcaaaacaaGTATGTTGAGTTTTTGATAAGTATTGCACTGGTTAAGTGTTGGAGTGGGTGATAACACATTGGGGAGTgttatcattttaatattaaatgttataATCCATGAACATGCGATTTTTTTTCCCTAGGTCTTCTTTCCTTcattaatgttttgtagttttcagtgcaCAAGTGTCGCATATCTTtccttaaatttattaaatatttttatttaaatgttactgTAAGTGGaactgtttatttgcttttttggcTGCTCACTGTAATTGGTACACAACTAATTTTTGagtgttgatcttgtatcctgtaattttgctgaatttgtttctACTTCTAGTTGTTCCTTTGTGGATTGCTTAGTATTTTCTGCATAtaatatcatgtcatctgcaaacaaaaatagttttctttctttccaattttgatttatttagcgtaattgctctggctggaatttGTATTACAATGTTGAATATATGTGGCCAAAGCAggcatctttattttttgttagtttgttttcaccatcttaactatttttggATGTACAATTCAGAAGCAGTGTTAAGTATATTAATACTGTAAATctaatctccagaactttttcatcttgggaaactgaaattctgtacccattaaacagtaactccccaGTTTTCCCTTCTCCTTACCCTTAGCAACCACCatcttactttctgtttctatgagtttcaTTACCTTTGCTGTATTTCGtaaaagtgaaatcatacagtatttgtcctattatggctggcttatttcatctAACATAATATCCTCAAGCTTCCTcagtgttgtagcatgtgtcaaatttatctcttttttaaGGTTGAAAGATATTTCATtgtacacattttgtttattcattcatctgtcagaGGACATTTGGGTTCCTTCCTCCTTTTGACTGTTGTGAattatgctgctgtgaacatgggtgtacaaatatttctttgagattcttctttcagttcttttggttatatactcagaagtggcaTGGCTGGAAcctatggtaattctatttttaatttcttgaggaaACACAAACCTGTTTTCTACAAAAGGTGCACCATTTTACAGTCCTACCCTCAGTGCACAAAATTctgatttctccatatccttgccaacactcattattttcttttgttgtgatAGCCATTGTAATGGGTGTAAGGTAATTTTTCatagtagttttgatttgtatttccctaatgattagtgatgttgagcttattttttctttttttgaaatgaagtgtcactctgttgccctggctggagtgcagtggcacaatcttggctcactgcaacctccacctcccaggttcaggcaattctcctgcctcagcttcctgagtagctgggattacaggcatgcaccaccaagcccagctaatttttgtatttttagtagagatgggatttcaccatgttggtcaagttggtcttgaacacctgacctcgtgatccacccatcttggcttcccaaagtgctgggattacaggtgtgagccactgtgccaagcctgttgagcatattttcacaAGCTTGTTGACCATTTGTCTCCTTTtatggagaaatgtctgttcaagtcctttgtccATCTTTGAATCAggttattttgtttgctttgagtTGTAGGGGTTCTTCGTATGTTTTTGATATTAATTCCTTATCAAATACatgaattacaaatattttctcctgttgttTTGGTTGCCTTTTCCTTCACTTAATCATGTCCTTTGAGGCACAGTTTTTAAGTTTGATGTcgtctaatttatttttacttctgttgTGTGCTTTTTGGTattatatccaagaaatcattgccaaatatAATGTTAAGAACCCTTTCTCCTATGTGTTCTGCTATGAGTTTTGTAACTTTAGCTCTTAGAATTAGGTCTTTGATtcgagttacttttttttttttaattgaaacagagtctcgctctatcagcaggctgaagtgcagtggcgtgatcctggttcactgcaacttccgttttccggtttcaagcaattctcctgcaggcatgcatcaccatgcctggctaattttttgtacttttagtacagatggggtttcaccatgttggccagcatggtctcgatctcttgacctcgtgatccacccgcctaggcctcccaaagtgttggcattacaggcgtgagccagagttacattttttttttggtagttttgttttgcatgtggctatccagttttttCAACACTATTTGTTAGAAAACTTGTCCTTTCCCTATTGACTATTCTTGAAAACTTTGTTGAAAATTGTTTTACCATACATGCATGGATTTTCAAGATCCTTGAAATGCCATGTAAACTTCAGGATGATTTATTTCTGTTACTATGTCTCCTTTGTagattgacctttttttttttttttaataaatatgtaatgtttttctcttgtaagaaGTTTTGACTTAAAGGCTTTTTGTCTCAATATAGTCACCCTGGCACTCTTTCAGTTACTATGTtctatcatttcat
It contains:
- the ZNF37A gene encoding zinc finger protein 37A isoform X9 translates to MPSRTARERIFCPYSLFFPLRISLLPPNHLWSASLRCHCNAEPSQVAASDSTPSLCPASPGLLCPHRLQLHGLTPPGKMITAQGPVSFRDVTVGFTQEEWQHLDPAQRTLYRDVMMENYSHLVSVGYCIPKPEVILKLEKGEEPWILEENFPSQSHLGLL